GCTGGAGAGCACTGGCGCTGTgggcccctgtctgtgtgtgtgggcagcCTGCGGCGTTCTGTCCACTCTCGGTAAGTTAAGATAGGGGTACGTGTTGGAAAGAGGGGCTTTCAAGAATACAGGCTCAACATCCAATAACTTCCACTAGTGTGCAGATAGCACAGGGTCTGGAAAACAAAAGCTATTGAGCTGCAGTTGTAAAACCCTTCAGGTTTGGAGATAGAAATCTGCTCTGGGCAGTGAAAACCAGTTAAGGAGCCTCTGATATTCCTGTGTCCTGAGATATATCTTCCCCAATGCAGTCCCTTACTGGATGTTCACATTAGCACCAGAGTTTTGCTTTTTGGCTGTGTATGTATGTCTGAACGTGGTAAGTTATATCTGAAACAGTCTAGCtccttatgtacagtagctctaaatactgtacagccCAGTGCTGCAGGTTCACACTTTCTCAGTGCAATGCAAAATCTCCAGCCTCATTCCAAGAGGGGAAAATAGTTGAATTAGCTGCTTTTACAGTTTTCCTGATAATACAAACTCCTCGAACCCCAGAGATCTATGAAAAGTGACAGTTTTGTCCCTGGGGGCAGGTGAGTTGCAGCCCTGCCCCTGTGCCtcaactgtgtgtgtctgtgtttccagGAGCGCTGTGCTACGCCGAGCTCGGCACCATGATTACCAAGTCAGGAGGGGAGTACCCTTACCTGATGGAGGCCTTCGGCCCAATCCCAGCCTACCTGTACTCCTGGACCTGCATCATTGTGCTTAAGCCATCTTCCTTCGCCATCATCTCGCTCAGCTTTGCAAAGTACGCGGCCACTCCGTTCTACCCAGGATGCTCACCTCCTGATGTTGTCACCAAGAGTCTGGCTGCTGTTGCCATCAGTGAGTGTGGGGAACTGGTGCCACAGtctctggctctgtggctgTCCTGGGGCTTATGTGTAATGTTCCACTAAAGTATTGCATAAGTGCGTAGGAAAGTATTGTACTTAACACCTACATTAGCAATCTGGCACCCATAAGCATGTCACATCCTTTCCTGAGGGAACTGTACTATTCTTACTAATTTACTTTGGAGATGTTTCCATTGAATTTACTTTTGCACCTATCCGGAGAAGGACATGTAGTGGACcagaaaaatcaaaacagttGGGTAAATGAGGGTAAATAAAGGACACTGAGTATAGTGAAAGCAAGGGCTTCCACCAGTCCGGACTGATCCCAGCCCTTCCCCCTGGGAGCACATTGTGAGAATCCAGGACTTAGCTGGCAGTGATGTCCAGGGACATAGAGCTCTACTTTCAGAGAGATCACCTTTACAGCCTGAGCTCTAAAATTGGCATTTTTTACATAGAACAACCATCAATGCTCCTTTCGAGCAGTGAGGATGTGGAGGATATGTGTACATAAACCAGTTTCTCTCTGGAACACGGGAAATGGCTACTGAGCTTGGGTCAGAACAACCAGGTGTTTAAACCTTTGCTCCAGAGTTTGATCCTGAAACCTCACCGTTTAACTTTCCTGCTTTGGATCTGAAAGTAATTTTTAAATCACTGGcggatcctgtttggccagaaGTTGAAACTTAAATCGATAGTCTTTTAAGAATCTGACACAGCAACCTTTGGTGTGTTTTAAATTGCCTTTATTACTTGAACAGCTACAGTCTCTCATAGTAACCTATGATGTGTCACATCTGAGACGGTTCTAATTCCTTGGGAGACGCTTTCTGCTTTAGTTCACTTCCGTAGGGATAGAAATCAGCTAACTACAGGTGCTGTGGATTTCTCCTATAACCACTGAGTAGTTTCTTGGCTTCTGGAGACCTTACTCTCTGCTCCACCTGAGCTCGCCACTCCAGATTCCTGTACTCCGCCACACAGCTCAGAGCTGGTATGTGACATGAGAATGTGCTCATTTGAAAATACCATTTTCATCAGAGCCACATGCAACAGTTCAGAGTTTCTCTATTCAGCATCTGGTTGTCTCCAAAATCACTTGAGCCGcgtcgcagggcagacagagaTGGCTGGATGACCTTCGTGCTCTCATCTGTTTCCCCCAGTTCTGATCGTGCTGGTGAACTGCCTCAGTGTCAAGGTGGCCAGCTACGTACAGAATGTCTTCACGGCAGCCAAGctcatcatcatcttcatcattgTGGTGGCTGGGATTGTCCTTCTAGCCCAAGGTAAGAGGGCATTGATTGGGGCAGCCCGAGAACCACTACTACCTTGCTTTTAGgggcaaaaactaaaaaaactatattttttttacctgctGTATTAATTTCCAAATGGGCCCTAGGCCAATATCCCTAGTTCATCTCCCCCGACCACAGTGCAGAGGTTCCTGATGCTTTGTTGCATCCAGTAACTGTCTGGATCTTCACCCTCACTTCCTCCTGGCGAGACCTAGAAACATGCTACTGTACACGAGTGTTGTCATGGCagcagcagccctccagctcACTAGCCTTACGCCCCAGACTGTCCAGCTTTGCTGTGTGAATGTAAAGTACATTTTTCTCTACCCTTTGTGCCCCCCAAGATCAAACACAGTGTCAAGACTTATTTGCTGGATAGCTGGCACGCGAAACAGAGAACATGACACATCCACGCAGCAGTGCATGAGCTCACCTCTGGTGTCTCCGCTTGCACAAGCAGTGCTGTCCGGCCTGCGGAGTGCTGGCACAGGAGAATCCAAGGAGGATCCAGTTCTACTGGAGTAACAGTGGGAGAAGAACCAGCCCATTCCACATCCCTGCCATCTCTCTTAGATTGACAATGCAAATACAATTCAAAGCAGAATAGCGGGATATCAAAACAAAAAGGGCAGTAGGAAACAGAAGCTCCTGGTCTTCTCTTACCATCCCAGGTGAACTCGGATTGAAGGCTCAGAGTCTTAATATGCTGCTGAATATCACAGGACTCTAGTTGTCTTGATGGTCCTCTACACATTCCAGAAGTAACGTGTAAACTATCAGAATGTGTCAGAGCCCTGTGGTCCTGTAATGTGCACTGTGTACTCCTCATTCGGTGCAGACAGGAGTACTGACAGAATGCAGACAGCTTAGTTTTTGATGTTGTTGTCTTTCTGCAAGAATGCTCATACACTTTGAGTTTCTCTCTGTCACAGATGTAATTTACATGCTACATTTCTGCTTTCAGGAAACACACAGAATATCTCAAACTCATTCGACGGGGCGCAAACATCCTTCGGCACCATAGGCTTGGCATTTTACAACGGCCTCTGGGCATATGATGGATGGTaacttcaccttttatttttctttaaaaatatatgagaATAGTTACAGATGACAGGAAGCcaatttggtagttagtaggtCATTGATcctaggatctcatccagctgtttcctgaaggatGCAGTGTATCATTTCAACACATTTCGTCCACATAATTCCCACTTCTAACCTCTGGTTTGCGTTGTGGGGTTACAGACACGTCCACccagattaaatgaaaactttggtCTTCTCTCATAGTAAGACATCTTCATTGACTGTTAAACAGTCTAACTCCTGAATCAAGCACTAGGGGATTTATTTGAAGAAAAGTGATCATTTCATTGGTATCCATAGAAGACAAAGACCATACCCCAGAAGTAGAAACATCCCTACATAACATTAACATTTCCCACTTAACAAAAAACCCTTGAACAAATCTAGTCATCAGATGTCCtgctgtcctgtatctgatggaaCTGGAGACATTTCTTATCAAAGCCATTGAATTCCAATGGTCTTTATTTTATCACATCTATTCAGATTACAATGAGATAATGTGCCAATAATACGAAAAATACACCAGACACCAGTATAGTTTTTGAATGAAAAAgcgatgcatttaaaaaataccaatGATTTACTGCAATATGAGTGAGTCATCTTACTAGATGGATATAGAATTTGATATACTTCAGATGTTTTATATCTGTATGTGttggatttaaaataaaacagtttttcgTATATCTATGTATAATATAGGGTGCTTCACACTTGAAGCAGTCAGTGATGTCTGTTTCTAAATGATCATTCTTCTTTGTACAGGAACTTGAAACAATATCAGTAGTATTTCCTGTTTCGGTTTTGCAGGAATCAATTGAACTTCATCACAGAGGAGCTGAAGGACCCATACAGGTGAGGTCCCATCTGACAGATGGATAATCTTTTGCTTGGGACTTAGTAGGATCCAGTTCCAGTTTCTAGACAGGAAATGCATTAAGTTGGCTGTGTGGCAGTCCTCTTAGCCACACACAGCAGGAGGAGATTAGATTCCcttgtaatttgtttaaaacacTTCTGCAAGACGGGCTTGGAAAGCTCTGATCAGTGCTGTTGCTCTCTTAAAGGTGAAGCCCCAGGTATTTGATTTGTATAGAGAAATGAAAAGAGAACATTCACAGGCTGTCTTCAAGCTGCAGGAGGAATACCTGAATTTCAACATGCATCCTAGTCCAGCCGTTCTATTTAAAAACTTTGCTACAGTCAAATCCTTTCACGGCCATTTGTCAACAGATGGCAGCCTTTCAAAGAAACAAATTAAGGATCTAGTATAAATGAAGTCGTGTGGGCTGATGGGATACAATGTGCTGCAGTATACTGCAGCTGTGCTATGTGCCAACTTTACAGCACTTGGCCTGATCTTCTCCTCACTCTCTTCACGGCAGAAACCTGCCCCTGGCCATTATCATTGGAATTCCCCTGGTGACGGTCTGCTACGTCCTGGTCAATATTGCCTACTTCACCGCCATGTCTCCCACTGAGCTGCTGCAGTCAGAGGCCGTGGCTGTGGTGAGGACCGTGGGCCTGGATCTGTGCCTGGATCTGGGGCTCTCGAACATGTTCACAGAATTAGTCTCTCAAAGCACTCCAACACAATCATTTGAGGTTGTAGCTACAAATTCAAAACTTCAAGGCTTCTAAAGATGAAGCCTCCTACACCACAATTATAGTACATCTGGGTGCAAAATCTTTTTGTCATTAAAGTTCCTCTGATACAGTTATATTCCTGTCTGAGCCTGGACAAAGCCAAGCATCATGGTGTCTGACACTATGCTGTATGGTGCAGGTTTCTGAGGCTAAAGAAAAACCTTTTGTTGATTAAAAATAAGGAGAGTCTCCTGTCCTATAGCACTTTTGTACATTtactttttacacagaaatgTTTCCCCTGTGTATCAACCTTCCTTCCCCTAGACCTTTGGGGACAGAGTCCTCTACCCTGTGTCTTGGATAGTTCCCCTGTTTGTGGTGTTTTCAACCTTCGGAGCTGCCAATGGGAGCTGCTTCACTGCTGGAAGGTAAGAATTCCTGGGAAAATCAAACAGCTTTCCAGagagaagacattttttttcatgtcaTCAGCTGTAGCTTAAGAAATGAAGATCCGTCCATCTGCTTATCGctcaattcaattcagggtcgcgggggagccAGCAAGCAgcggcacaaggcaggatacaccctgggtgggatgccagtccattggggggcacacagacgcacacacagGCTCAGAGGcccactcactcacaccagggctggtTTTCCCCTCTCACTCTCCGACTCGCTGTTCTGTCTTACAGGTTAGCCCTGCTAGTGTTCAGGCCTTTCTGCTGCTACTGTTCTGCCTGCAGGGAGTCCCCCTTCTCCTTCAGCACAATAGTCCACTAAGTGCACACGCGAAGCAGTTTCTCCAGCTCAGTACTCTCCCGTTTTCTCTCAGTCTCTCTGGTGGCCCAGTCCAGGGCCTGGGAATCTCTTCGTTCAGAGCTCAGCAAGTCATTTCCATTGCTCTGCTGTTCTTGTAGCTCCAGAAATAGCAGCTGCATCCCTGGGTTTCTGCTTTGAGGAAAGAATTATTATTCCTGAGCCTTGGGAAAGGTGTTTTTCTACCTTCCATCTTTTCAGTTTCAACAAGTGGCCACAAGAGCGCACTGTTCTCCAGCCCACAGCCTGTGTGAAGTCTTCCACAAGATGTGGTACTTGTTGTAGATGTCTGCTTCCTTCACCTCCTTCTTGCCTCTGGTGAATTTGTCCTCAGACAGTAGATTATACCAAATGCCGTCTGGTTCCAGGTTTTTAAACTGCCACCTGACCAGCCGTTGTCTCAGATGAGGCCAACAGCTCATTCTTTAGGGCATTCTGAGGAGAGCGGTTCAGACGAAGGTCTCAGTTTTTACTGCCCTCTTACGTTATGTCTGAGCTCATGCCTGCAGAGCATAAAACCAACCAGAGACCAGAAAGCAAATTCACTTACACAGTCCTAAAAGTCTAAAAGGTGTGTGTGAGAATGCAGAGCCTAATGTACTTAAATGTCCCTGTTCCTTACGTGAGTGGGTGGTGTTGTCTTCTTTTCAGATTGACGTATGTGGCAGGGCGAGAAGGTCACATGGTGAAGATCTTGTCCTACATCAGCCTGAAGTACTACTCTCCCTCACCGGCACTTATGTTTAATGTAAGGCCCCAGGACTTCCCTGTCGGTGCAGCTCGGCTGATCCGTCCTGAGATACTGTACACTACGCTGTAGCAGAGCTGCAGATGAGGAAGCAGTCTTGTCCACAGCTGATCTCTTTATTCTTGGCTTTTAGGGGTTTCTGAGTATCATTTACATAATCCCCGCAGACATCGAGACCCTCATTAACTACTTCAGCTTTGCTCAGTGGGCTTTCTATGGCTTGACGGCCTCGGCTCTGATCGTCATGAGGTTCACGAGGAAGGAGCTGGACCGGCCGGTGAAGGTGAGCTTTGACCAAGAGAGACCCTGAGCACTGTGAGAACCCAGGGTCTCCGTCTGCTGCCACAAACCCAAAGGCAGCGGGTCTTCACCTGGGGTACCCACACCCCCTGGGGGTGAGAGACAGGGCAGGTTTTTTATGATGGTGAGCCATTGAAAACACCAGTTAAGCTCAGGCGTGTACGGACAACTACTTTGTGTAACCAAACCTCTGTATTTAAAGGTAAACATACAAGAGTATGTGATTTTTCATGTATTCTAAGGTTACtatgaattaaaaatatatcaaatatgtgtaaaaaatgtcatgtttatATAGAATTCTGTCTCTTCCGTTCTCTAGTTCTGATATATCTTAGGTCTAAAGAACTGACTGGCTTCAGTGATTTTTGATGAGGGCTCCAAGCACGTGTTTTGAGAACCAAAGGGGTGCTGCTGCAGTAAAGGTTCAGAGCCCCTGGATTAAGCAGTTTCATGCAGTAGATCGCGGGAGTCTTGCATGGGAGTCTGGAAAGAAAAAGGAGGCCATACAGCTCGCCCTGCTTGTTTGGCAGCCAGCCGGCCGGGCCCGGACGATGGCGGGGTTTGCCTCGAGCTGACTCCTGTGTTTCCCCTGTCGTACGCAGGTGCCAGTCTTCATCGCCGCCATCGTGGTCATAGTGTCCGCCTACCTGGTGTTGGCGCCCATCATTGACAAACCCGCGTGGGAGTATCTGTACTGCACCCTCTTCATTCTGGGCGGCCTGCTGCTGTACTTCCCCTTCGTTCACCACAAGTTCAGCTGGTCTCGGAAGATCATGAGTGAGTGTGACCGTCAGTGTTAATACACACTGCTGGCCGCAGCGCTCCCATTTTTAAAGGGCTGTGCACCATTTCATTGCACGCAGTTGATATGCGATGTAATGAAGGTCCAGCCCACCTCCTTGAATTTGTGTATTATGGGAAAAATATGATGATCTTCGAGCAgccaggtggcacagtggtttgtCACACCGTGCTGGGGCCCTgcgttcaattcctggggtgctgtctgtgtggagtttgcatgtttgtgGGGGCTTCTGGAACATTGGcaatagtgtgtgtgtgtttgtgtctgtgtgtgctctgtgatggactgatgtcctgtccagggtgtaccccgccttttGCCCATTGTGTGCTGGGATAAgccccagctcccctgtgaccccgtCTTGGACAAAGGGCTTAAAAAAACGGCTGGATGGATTATGGTCTGAGCTAAGCTGATTATCTCAAAAGTGTCATTTGAACGTAGTTGTTTGCTTCACGTTCTTGTTTGACTGCTTGCGTCTTTTCTTTCGACAGGACCACTCACTATGCACCTCCAGCTGTTGATGGAGGTGGTTCCACCAGAAAAAGTGGATTAAGAAGAACGCTGCGGGACTTGCTGTCTGCGTGGTGTCATGTTACAGTAACTACAGAAATGCTGTTGGGGCTGCTGATTGTTGAAAGAACGCACCTGCTGGGGAAAATCCATCCTCCTGGACTTGCTTGGCTCGATCGCCTTCCTTTGCTGCACCTCCAGCAACTTTGATTCTGTGTGAGACGACGTCTCTCTATTTTCCTCTGACCAGACATCGATGTCCTTCCTCTTTGCCTGGGAAAGGCTTCTCGACTGGTGTTCTGTTCAGTCAGCTCTAAGGCACTGGACAGTTTCGTATCGACAAGGGATTCTCTGCCTAGTCTCAGTAGGAACTGGAAACAACTCACAAGGGATtttaaacatccatccattttcaataaaTGTTTAGTCGCCTATGGGTTCATGGTAAGATGGAGTTTAACTTAACAGCCAGTGGGTACAAGGCAGGTTACATTCTGGATGGAGCAGCAGTCTGCTAAagggcacacacacaacagTTTAGAAAGTACTGCTAATCTAGACAGCACTGAGCACCTGGAGAAGACCCACATGGCCGGAGGGGACATGCAAGTTGCATGAAGGCACCTCAGGCCAGACTCGAACCCAGACAGCAGTACTTGCTGTCATGCCCCCATGCTGCCTCCCTATCGAAggcattattgtttttatatgtaATATAAGGGATAAAGACAGTCAATAGCTAAAAAACCTATAGGTTACAGGTGGGAGTCTACAGCCCCATTTGACTGATTTTGATTTTactggcaaaaaataaaatgagtgtTAAAAGGAATGCGattgtgtgtatgtttttataACAAAGTCAATCCTGGTTGGTGTATGAGATTGTGAGCTAGGCTCTGCTGAGCTGATTAATTTCTTGCACAGTGTAAGAAGGCGTTATCTAGAGCACAGCTGAGTCTTAGAAATGTGACTGTTTACGCTTTCGAATTCATTAACATGAAGTTATTTCTGTATTCCATATGGAAAATCCCTGCTTTAGGAAAACTGTTTGGGACACACCACACTGACACAGTTGTAAACGAGGaacagatcagatcagattacTGGGATTGTTACTGGGGGGCTCCTCACAATCAAACAAGACTTATCGGGGTCACCAGCCTTGCCTCTTCCATTCCACTGCCAGTCTTCAGCACCAGGTTCTCCAGCTTTCTCCTGCAATATGCATGCTATCTTGGCTAACTGGGCCCTGAACACGTGTGTGTGatggggagtgtgtgtgtgtgagggagggtgtgtgtaagtgtgtgagTGCTTGTGATCCATGCTATCTTGGCTAACTGGGCCCTGAACACGTGTGTGTGAtgggtagtgtgtgtgtgtgaggaggagtgtgtgtgagggagtgtgtgtgcatgccctgtgatggactggtgttctgtcctgGCTGCAAGCTCATGCTGTTCCCTGTGCCTGCTGGCTGTGGTTCCAGCTGACCGCTCTAAGGATGAAGTGGTAACTGAAATTTGATGGATGTTTACAAGTGGGCtgaccattttgtttttattacgaTTTCACAATTTCACCTGCTTTGTTTTACTGTGTAAAAATATCCACACATtaggacattatttattttgatgtgATGTTGCAATATTACAACATGAATAATGCAGCAGTGACATATTTAATCAATCGCAATTAATGATGTACAGAAGCAGGTGGGAATGAAACTGACATAATGAGCATTTCTGATGACATAATGAGTCATTTGTTAAAATCTGCCTGGCTGTTTAAACAGTAAGCTTAATGAGAGCATCTGACTCAGGGTTCATGTTAATTTCTAACCCTTTCATGcaaaataaatgatttaatgtttttttaatgatttaattaaaaatttgaTCAGCAAAACGCAGGAGCATTCAAGGATCGGGATAGGGAAACACTGTTTTAGATTACTGACCATATGTAATAACTATGTGAATAGTTTGCCATGATTAAATGAGTGTCTACAGCtgattaaatgacaaaaaaaaaatcatcagcaAAAAGTAATGTATTCAAAGGTTAAATTCCTGTTTAATTTGTGTAAATTTTCCTGTTCAGATAAAACTGTTTATGCATTGAACATGTGACGCTTGAGAAGAAATCGATCTGTGTTCAATCCAGCCTCTAGCTCCGGGTGAAAGTCTCTTATCTGTTTCTTAATACCTTTTCACAGGACAGAACAGTCAAGTTaataaataacaacaacatAAAACGTGCATAGTAACCAAAGTAATAATCTCTTGGCCTTCACCCTGTTCACTTGAATAGAGCTTAGAGACTCCCATATATTTTTATCGCTGTTACAGGTATGCCTGTgtgcttgttttcatttttctctctcCTGCCTTACAAGCATAATGAGAAACAGCACATCACAATCATTCTGAATTTCTTTAAACGACGCACAAATGTCTGTGTAGACTGGGCATCAGAACAAACACAGCACTTACAGCCACAACACATTCACAAAATTATTATCGGCAAAAGCTTTATGTAACAGGTGCACTTATCTGTTGTTGAACAGACATGAGATGAGGAAGCTGAAAAACGGGGCAGATCGACAGAGGGGTTTTCTGTGAAAGTCACAAACATAACATTCACACATACACAAACCTTGCCTCTACACAAATCACCactttaaatcttaaaaaaaagacactatTTAATAACTTTGTACTTTGCTTTATGTACTTTAAATGAGTCTAGGTTCGTTAATTTGAAAACTCAACGATATCGGATTTTGCGGGTCTAAtggtaaatgtttttaaaaagcaatccgCACCACGAGAGAGCACATGGAGCTCTGGATATAACGAGGCGGAGTACTAAGCTGTGAAGATGTATGATTAGCAATAAAAAATTGgcagtatttttaaacaatgtgaTTAGCAGCCCAGTGCATAGTGCCACCACCTATTAGTCCTCCACCCTACAAAACGATTAGATGATGGTTTGCGTATCTGTGCCAGTCGTTTTCACCGCTGGCGAGGCCACCTGTGGCGAGTGAACCTAGACACCTCTCGCACCTCTTGTTGTCTGGAAAAGTGGGCCAGGTCAGATCCTTTCTGTGgtttttctttccttatttTTCACCAGGCTTTGACGTCCAGCAGGAGGAATTGCATCGTCACCTGTGCGTAGGTAATTTAGGACTTGTGCAACAAAGTCAACCTAAACGCCTTACCCGCCTTTAATGTATTTACAGTTGTCAGCAAAGCAAAACACTTAACTTTTGTTGTAGCCGTGTTACAGAATAAAGCGCGGTTACATTCATCCATGGAAGTCCCTAATTTCGTTTTAGAAGatgttaaaaactgaaaaaatgagaaagaaacATGGAGGCAGAACCATTTTTGTTTCGTTTTAAAACGGATTACACTTCTGGTAGGGGCAAATGTGAAGTGAATTATCTCGGcgatttttatttcatgttggaatatatttacataattacAGTCTACGCTACGAATCTGCCCCTGTATACAAGCAGCGTATCATTTTGATATTAGTTCATCTGTATGCGAAGCATTATTAAAAGCATGATAAAATAATACGCTATTAATCAATTATATAGATCAATCGCACCACCAGCTGCGGTTAGCTTGTACGCTAGCATTCGTTCCCTTTATTGAGGAACTCCGCTATTTAGCTCTACCTTATAAAATGCTTGTTCTGCCCTTTAATCTAAATCAACGTACAGTAACGACTACGGGTTCATTCGGACAAGGACAAGAGGAGACGCAGTAGGTACACAAGCACCTGCTTTTGCTCTCTTTGACAGGAAAAAAGACGGAGCGCGTACCCAGGTTTAGGGTGGTAACTCTTTAACAGACTCTGCACACTTGCGGGACACTAATCTTCAGAGGACACTTTAGCTAGCACAGGTCTGTTGACATAAGCAGGGTCAGTTGCTGGTCATCTTACGGACCCTCGGACCCCTCGGCTACAACCCCCAGCCGGCGCTGATGAGACCCTCAGCGACTGGGTGCGCTCCCCCCTCACCGCCGGGCGAGGGCGCTACGGTACCTGTTCATGTCCGATGTACGCGCACGTCGTGAACTACTGAAAACCGACACGGCCCAAAAGATCCACCGGCAAACGATTTAGTCCTCGAAACATGTCGTGTCGTGCTTTTGTCAGCCGCACGCCATGAACGCGGGGCTCCGGCACTGGAAGGAGGCGGCGACGGTGATCCTGGCGGCGGGGACGAGGCGCAGGGCCGCGGCGGACGTGCGTCTGCAGGCCGGGGACCCCCGCTCCCCGGGCGGCGGGGGAGCCCCCTGGCCTCCCCACTCCGCCTTCGACTACGAGGTGCTGTTGCTGAAACGGAGCGGGAAGAGCGGGTTCATGCCCAACGCCTACGTTTTCCCCGGGGGGCTGGTGGACTCCTCCGACTTCTCCAGCGAATGGCTGGACGTCTTCGCGTCCCCCCGCCTCTCGCCGGCTTTCGGCCTGGGGGCGGTCAGGCAGCCGCCGCAGACGCGACCCCCTCTGTTCGCCGCGGACAGGGCCGAGCTGGGCTCCCCCATCCCGGGCGAGGTGGCGTTTAGGATCTGTGCCGTGAGGGAAACCTTCGAGGAGTCCGGGATATTGCTGGCCATCCCGAAGGAGGGAGATGAAGGCTACCCCAGGGGCAACAGTCTGGCCCAGGTACCCGAGCTCTGCGGCAGACGCCAGCTCGCCCAGTGGAGGCAGCGGGTGCTCGCAGATCCGTGTAACTTCATCCAGATGTGCAAGGAGCTGGGGTGCGTGCCCAACATCTGGGCGCTGCACGAGTGGGGGAACTGGCTGACACCCACGGGCACCTTCGCGCCGGGCAGGAGATACGACACGGCCTTCTTCGTGTGCTGCTTGCAGGGGGTGCCCCACACCGCGCAGGACGA
This genomic interval from Lepisosteus oculatus isolate fLepOcu1 chromosome 20, fLepOcu1.hap2, whole genome shotgun sequence contains the following:
- the slc7a9 gene encoding b(0,+)-type amino acid transporter 1, which produces MEDKSLEKRREALSQRADSKSLHTEEEVKATVLQKDVGLVSGICLIVGTMIGSGIFISPKAVLESTGAVGPCLCVWAACGVLSTLGALCYAELGTMITKSGGEYPYLMEAFGPIPAYLYSWTCIIVLKPSSFAIISLSFAKYAATPFYPGCSPPDVVTKSLAAVAIILIVLVNCLSVKVASYVQNVFTAAKLIIIFIIVVAGIVLLAQGNTQNISNSFDGAQTSFGTIGLAFYNGLWAYDGWNQLNFITEELKDPYRNLPLAIIIGIPLVTVCYVLVNIAYFTAMSPTELLQSEAVAVTFGDRVLYPVSWIVPLFVVFSTFGAANGSCFTAGRLTYVAGREGHMVKILSYISLKYYSPSPALMFNGFLSIIYIIPADIETLINYFSFAQWAFYGLTASALIVMRFTRKELDRPVKVPVFIAAIVVIVSAYLVLAPIIDKPAWEYLYCTLFILGGLLLYFPFVHHKFSWSRKIMRPLTMHLQLLMEVVPPEKVD
- the nudt19 gene encoding acyl-coenzyme A diphosphatase NUDT19; protein product: MNAGLRHWKEAATVILAAGTRRRAAADVRLQAGDPRSPGGGGAPWPPHSAFDYEVLLLKRSGKSGFMPNAYVFPGGLVDSSDFSSEWLDVFASPRLSPAFGLGAVRQPPQTRPPLFAADRAELGSPIPGEVAFRICAVRETFEESGILLAIPKEGDEGYPRGNSLAQVPELCGRRQLAQWRQRVLADPCNFIQMCKELGCVPNIWALHEWGNWLTPTGTFAPGRRYDTAFFVCCLQGVPHTAQDEKEIVHFKWSTPSEIVCQFQAREIWVAPPQFYELSRISRLPKVQDLHSFAAERAAEGCERWLPISLACSDGNVSLLPGDDLYPENPDWSGLGSAEVTKKKSLKELQESSRFHRIVMHSLFDISIHANITPKYKHLLPITQPIQGSDVKPSSHL